The region CTTCCGGGTTCGTCACGACGACAGCCACATCCGCATGGCGCATGGCGAGCGTCGCACCGCGCTCGATCCCGGCCGGGCTGTCGCAGATGATCCAGTCGAACTTCTCGCGAAGGCCGTTGATGACGCGCTCGACGCCTTCCTCGGTGAGGTTGTCCTTGTCGCGGGTCTGAGAGGCGGGCAGCAGGAAAAGAGTCTCTATGCGCTTGTCGCGAATGAGGGCCTGGTCGAGCTTGGCATCACCCTTGACAACATTGATGAGATCGAACACCACCCGGCGCTCGGCGCCCATGATCAGGTCGAGATTGCGCAGGCCGACATCGAAATCGACCACGGCCACCTTCTTCCCGCTCTGCGCCAGTGCCGCGCCAAGCGCGGCCGTGGAAGTCGTCTTTCCGACACCGCCCTTGCCCGATGTCACGACAAGTACTTTCGCCATCCTTGGTTCTCCTCGCCCTACAAATCTGTCCCTGCGACGGCATCACCATCAGGTTCCCCGGAGGACCGCAGAACATGGTCGGAGAGCGGAGGCGGATCAGGCTATCGCGGATTTGTTACGCTACGTAATGCATCTTATTCGACGCCATTCATGGTTACCGGGTGGTTAACATTTCCGGTTTCAACCAAGTTTTTTGTTGAAAAAACAAGAGTTTCAGCCAATCGGAGGCATTCTGAGGATTGTTGTCCTCTGCCCGCAAGCAAAGCGGCTCCCGTGAACGTCGCTTCGCCCCGTCCCATTGACCTTCAGCCGGGAATCCCTAGCCTTGAACCGACGTCTCTGGAGATCTTCCGATGCGGCATGGATGGCGGATTCTTCTTCTGTCGGCGCTATCGCTCGTTGCGGCGCATGCCCCGACCTGGGCTCAGCAGGCAACGACGGTCCGGGTCGGACATTTCCCGAACATCACCCATGTTCAAGCCCTGGTGGCCCGCGCCTTCGAGCGGCAGGGTCGCAACTGGTTCGCAGAGCGTCTCGGGCCCGGCGTGAAGGTTGAATGGTATGTCTACAATGCCGGTCCGAGCGCCATGGAGGCGATTTTCGCCAAGTCGCTCGATCTGACCTATGTCGGCCCGAACCCGGCGCTCAATGCCTATGCCCGCTCCCGTGGAGCCGAGGTCCGCGTGATTGCCGGCGCCGTCAACGGAGGTTCGGCCCTCGTCGTGCAGGGGGATTCGACCCTGACCAAGCCCGCCGACTTCAAAGGCAAGCGCATCGCCACGCCGCAATTCGGCAACACGCAGGACGTGGCGGCCCGGGCCTGGCTCGTTGCAGGCGGATTGCGCATCACGCAGACCGGCGGCGATGCGCAGGTGGTTCCCACCAGCAATCCGGATCAGCTCTCCCTCTTCCAGGGCAGGCAGCTCGATGCGGTGTGGACCGTGGAGCCGTGGGTGTCGCGGCTCGAATCCGAAGCCGGAGGCAAGATCCTGGTGGAGGAGAAGGACGCCATCACCACGATCCTCGTGTCGAGCGTCGACTTTCTGGCAAAGAACCGCGATCTCGCCAAACGCTTCGTCGTCGCCCATCGCGAACTCACCGACTGGATTCAGAAGAACCCGGACGAAGCCCAACGCATGGCCCGCGACGAGTTGAAGGCGTCCTTTCGCCTCGACATGCCGCCCGAGCTTGTCGCCAAGGCCTGGAGCCGCATGGTGATCACGCCGGATACGTCGCGCGAGGCGTTCCAATCCTTCGTGACCAGCGCCCAGCAGGTCGGATTTCTGCGCGATACGCCCGATCTGTCCCGTCTGATCGAGGCGCCTTGATGGAGGCACTCGACAGGAATGCCATGACCGGACGACCGGCAAAGCTGATCATCGAGGGAGTTTCCAAGCGCTTCATCTCGTCACGAGCCATGGTGCAGGCTCTCGACAATGTGTCATTGACCATCGCCGACGGGGAATTCGTCTGCCTGGTCGGACCGAGCGGATGCGGCAAGTCCACGCTTCTCGACATCATCGCCGGCCTGACCAAGCCTGATGCGGGACGTGTTCTCGCCGATGGAAGGACCGTGGCAGGACCGGGCCGCGAACGTCTCGTCATGTTCCAGGAATCCGCGCTCTTCCCTTGGCTCGACGCGTTCGGCAACGTGATGTTCGGGCTCAAGCTGCGTCCCGACCTCACGAATGCGCAGCGCAAGGAGATCGCACGTCATTTCCTGAATCTCGTCGGCCTCAGCAAATTCGAGCACGCGCAGGTTCACGAGCTCTCGGGCGGCATGAAGCAGCGCGTCGCCTTGGCCCGCGCCCTGGCTCCGGATCCTCACGTTCTGCTCATGGACGAGCCCTTCGGAGCGCTGGACGCCATGACCCGCGACCAGCTCTATGACGACATCCAGCAGATCTGGATGGAAAGCCGCAAGACCATCGTGTTCGTCACGCACAATGTGCGCGAGGCCGTTTGCCTGGGAGATCGCGTCGTCCTCATGTCGCCCTCGCCCGGACGCATCCAGCAGATCTTCGACGTTCCCCTGCCGCGCCCGCGCGACATCAACAGCCCGGAGCTCGCCGGCTATGCATCGAAGATCGCCGCGGCGCTCAAAGGCACGCTGACGGAGGCATTCTCGGAATGAAGCGTCTCGCCTCCGCCCTCCTGTTCTTCGGGCTGCTGATCGCCCTCTGGGAGTTGGCCGTGCGCACCGGACGCTGGTCCGTGGTGCTGCTTCCCTCGCCGATCTTCGTCGGTGAATATATCTGGGGAGCAATGCTCGACGGCACCCTCGAGGAATCGACCTGGGTGACGCTCAAGCGACTCATGATCGGCTACGCGGCCGGCGTCCTCATCGGGCTCCCGCTCGGCCTCCTGACCAGCACATCGCAGATTTTCGAGGACACCCTCGGTGCATTGGCCCTCGGCTTACAGACCTTGCCGAGCGTGTGCTGGGTCCCACTGGCACTGGTCTGGTTCGGACAGACCGAAGGCGCGATGCTGTTCGTGGTGATCATGGGCACCGTCTGGTCGGTCATCATCGCGACGGACCATGGAGCGCGCAACATCCCGCCCATCTATGCGCGCGCGGCGCGCACCATGGGATCGGAGGGATTTCACAAATGGACCCGTGTCATCCTGCCGGCCTCGCTTCCCTTCCTCGTCAGCGGCATGAAACAGGGCTGGGCCTTTGCATGGCGCTCGCTCATGGCGGCCGAGATTTACGTGACGATTCTCACCGGCTTCGGCCTCGGCCACCTTCTGCATTACGGGCGTGAATTGAATGCCATGGATCAGGTGATCGGCATCATGATCGTCATCGTGGTGATCGGGCTCCTCGTCGACCGGCTGCTGTTCTCGCCCTGGGAGCGCTTCCTCCATCGCCGCTGGGGCACGAATGTGAGAGAGACATAGCTGGACTGCATTCGCCACCCTTGGCGTCCCTCACCCGTGAAACATTTCCTCCTCCCTGTCGTTGGAAGCCGACTTGTCCGGAGGAGTGAGTCATGCCTGGTACGAGGCGAAGCCCAGTTCTCATCGTTGCCGCCATTCTCGCCCTTCTGATCGGTCTGGCTCTTGCTGTTGGCGGCGTGTGGCTGATCACGCTCGGCGGCTCCTGGTTTTATGTGATCGCGGCAGTCGGCTTTCTGCTCACGGGCGTGCTCCTCCTCGCGCAGAAGCCCGCCGCCTTGTGGGTTTATGCACTCGTCACCGCCGGTACGCTCGGCTGGGCCTTATGGGAAGTGGGTCTCCAATGGTGGCCCCTGGCGGCACGCGGCGACGTGGTATTTCTCCTTGGATTGCTGTTGGTCACGCCTTGGGTCACTCGCAGCCTCGGAGATCGGACCGCCTATTCGGCATCGGACCAGGATGCACCGATCCGACGCGGTTCCGCCTTCCGGGGCGCGGGATTACCGTTGACGGGCGTACTGGCTGTCGCGCTTGTCGTTGCCGTGGCCTCTTGGTTCAACGATCCGACGCGGATCGAGGGCGTCGCTCCGGGACCGCGTGCGGACGTGCCGGACGATGTCCTCGGCGTTCCGCCCGGCGAATGGCATGCCTATGGGCGTACGACCTACGGACAGCGCTACTCCCCCCTCAACCAGATCACGCCCGCAAACGTGGCGAATCTCCAGGAGGCTTGGACCTATCGCACCGGCGACGTGCGCGGACGGCCGGGAGATCCGGAAGAAACCACGTTCCAGGTGACGCCGCTCAAATTCGGCAACCGGTTGTTCCTCTGCACACCGCATCAATCGATCATCGCCCTCGACGATACGAGCGGCAAGGAGGTCTGGCGCTACGATCCGAAGATCCGCAGCGATCTCGCCCTTCAGCATCTGACCTGCCGCGGTCTGTCCTATTACCATGGCAACGGTGCGGCGGCCTCGTCGACACCTCCAGCCGCGGCACCCGTCCCGACCGCCGCTCCGGTTCCTGAGCTGCCGGTGGCGGCCAGCGAAAGGCAGGCGGCCGATAACTGCCCGACGAAGCTTTTCATGCCCACGGCCGACGGGCGGCTGATCGCCCTGAACCCGGAGAACGGCGACGTCTGCACCACCTTCGGCGGCGGAACGGGCCAAATCAATCTGTGGGCGAACATGCCCAACGTGCAGCCAGGCGCCTATTACTCCACGTCGCCTCCCGCGATCGCGCGCAATCTCATCATCGTCGGCGGCACGGTTCTCGACAACGTGTCGACGAGCGAGCAGTCCGGCGTCATCCGGGCCTTCGACGTGAGCACCGGCGCGTTAGTCTGGAACTGGGACTCCGCCAAGCCCGATGTGACCACGCCGCTGGCGCCGGGTGAAACATATGTGCCGAACTCTCCCAATTCCTGGTCGATTTCCAGCGTCGACGAGGCCCTGGGGCTCGTCTACATCCCGCTCGGCAACCAGCCGCCGGATCAGTGGGGCGGCAATCGCAACGCCAATGTGGATCGCTTCTCCTCCTCTGTCGTGGCGCTCGACATCACGACTGGCCAAGTACGATGGGTCTTCCAGACCGTGCATCACGATCTGTGGGATTACGACGTTCCCTCGCAGCCGAGCCTGATCGACCTGTCCATCGGCGGCCAGACCGTCCCCGCCTTGGTGCAGCCGACCAAGCAGGGTGAGCTCTACGTGCTCGACCGTCGCACCGGCCAGCCCGTCTTGCCGGTGACGGAGAAGCCTGCCCCGCAGGGAGCCGCCCCCGGAGACCGGACGGCGCCGACGCAGCCCGTCTCCGCTCTCTCCTATGATCCGCCGCCTTTGGCCGAGCGCGACATGTGGGGCGCGACGATGTTCGATCAGCTCGCTTGCCGCATCGCTTTCAAGAAGCTCCGCTACGACGGCCGCTATACGCCACCTTCGCTTCAGGGCAGCCTGATCTATCCGGGTAATTTCGGCGTGTTCAATTGGGGCAGCATCGCCGTCGATCCGGAGCGGCAGGTCGCCTTCACCACGCCGACCTACCTTGCCTTCGTGTCGCAGCTCGTGCCGCGCCAGAACGACAAGACACTCTATGTCCAGGGAGCGAACCGGCCCGAGGGCAGCCTGCCGGCCCTGAACGAGAATTTCGGCGCTCCGTTCGCCGTAAAGCTCTCCGCCTTTACATCGGTGCTCGGCATCCCCTGCCAGGCGCCGCCCTGGGGTTATGTCGCGGCGGCCGATCTCACAACCGGAAAGATCATCTGGAAGCACAAGAACGGGACGGTCCGTGACGCCTCTCCGATCCCGCTTCCCTTCCCGATGGGCGTGCCCAACCTTGGCGGCCCGATGATGACGGCAAGCGGCGTCGCGTTCCTGTCCGGCACCATCGACTATTTCGTGCGCGCCTACGACGTCTCCAACGGGAACCAGCTCTGGGAAGCGCGGCTTCCCGCCGGCGGACAGGCGACGCCGATGACCTATACGGGAGCCGATGGGCGGCAGTACCTGCTCGTGGTTGCAGGCGGCCATGGCTCGCTCGGCACGAAGGCGGGTGACTATGTGATCGCCTATGCCCTACCGAAGACCTGACAGGAGGATTGGATGCGTAGAGTCTTCGCGGGTCTTGTTACGCTGTTCCTGTCAGCTTCGGCGGTTATGGCTCAGGCCAACCCGCCCGTCGAAGGTGCCCCTGCCAACACTCCCGGCGCGTCACACGGCGTCGAGAGTGCCTGGTGGCTGATCGCGCTCATCGTCGTAGTAGCCCTGATCGTCTGGTATATCGCCAGAAATCGCAATCGCATCTAGGCCACGGACGGACAGCCGTTTACTGCCCGTCCCGCTTGGGCGAGCCTGAACCAGCGCCGCCGGTCTGAGCGCCTCCGGTGCCGAGGGAACCGGTGGAACCGGCCGGACTGCCTGCGGGAAGCGTTCCGCCAGGCTGCAGCGGTGTCGAAAGACCGGACGGTGCGCGGGGCGGATGGGCCGAGGAGAACCACGTGTCGTCCGAGGGGCTTCCGCCCGCCGCGGGGGCAGCCCCGCCCCCCGCGCCGTGAAGCAGCGCATCGTCTGCTGTCGCGGCTTTCGCCGTGCTGCTCGACGATGCTTCGGCGCCGGTGCCGGCTGCCGATGCCGGGCCCGCCGCCCGGTAGGTCCGGGCTCCGGAGGACGCCTCTCCCATGCGGCCGCGCCGAGACCCTTCCAGGCTGTGGTCGATGACGCCGCGGTCGAGCGGGAACGGTGGCTGGGGACGCCGGGGCGCCGCATGCAGCGGCCTGCCCTGCCGCGAGCCAGGGCGTCCGGACCGGGTCATGTTCCACAGGAGCGCGCCAGCCCCGACGGCGGCCAGCCCCGCGAGCACGCCGAACACTGTTCCAGTCGGCAGCCCGTAACGGCTCGGCATCATGGATTGCGGCATGTGCCAGCGCTCGGCCTCATAGGAGGCGATGCGCTCGCGCTCGTACCGCCGCCACAGAGTCTTGAGCTCATCCGGCGAGAAGGCTCCACGGGCCACGATCATCACGCCATTCTCCTCGAGCGTGAAGGCGTGCCGGATCGATCCCGTGAGTTCCTTGAAATCCGTCGCCCAATCGGCGCTGTTCTTGTCGGGACGCGCGGCGAGCCGGTCGAGCTCGCGCAAGATCTCCTCCTGCTTGCTCTCGAGATCGGCCAGGTAGGCTGCGGTACGCTCATGGGAGGACAGGGCCGGATACAGCACGTTCTGCTGTGCTGCAAAATGTCGCTCAAGCTCGTCCCGAAGGTCGGCGAAGAGTTCCGCGCGGCTGTTCGGCCGGCTGCCGGTGGCGCGCAGCACCTCGCGGCAGAGCTCCTCGATATTCGCGTGGTCTGCCACCACCATCTGCCACAGTTCCATGGAAGGCCTCCTGTCATGCCCTGATAAGCATGAACGGCCGGAACGGACGGGCTGTTCCGCAAGCGACGGACATTGGTCGAACCTTAGCCCCAAAGACCTCTGACCTTCGGGAAAGCCTCAATGGTGACAAGGATTGCGCAAAGTTGATATGAAGAACGGTGAAGCTGTACCTTACGCTTGGGAGCGAGAAGACGCCCCAGGCTCGACTGAGATAGTGAGTGCCCGATGAACGTGCCGACCCCGCAGAATTCCGAGCCAGCGGCCCAGGCTGCGCCAAACCTACCCACTTACGAGGATGTCGTCGCAGCCGCGCGGCGCATCGACGGGGTGGCCCACCGGACGCCGGTTCTCACGTCCCGCACGGCCGATGAGCGCACAGGCGGCCGGCTGTTCTTCAAGGCGGAGAACTTTCAGCGGGGCGGCGCTTTCAAGTTTCGCGGCGCGTACAACGCCATCGCGCGCTTGTCTCCTGACGCGAAGAAGCGCGGTGTCGTGGCGTTCTCCTCCGGCAATCATGCCCAGGCCATCGCCTATGCCGGGCAGCTGCAGGAGGTGCCGACGGTCATCATCATGCCTCAGGATGCGCCGGCCATGAAGGTTGCCGCCACCAAGGGCTACGGCGGCGAGGTCGTGCTCTACGACCGATACAAGGAAGACCGGGAAGCCATCGGCCGCAAGCTTTCGCAGGAGCGTGGCCTGACCCTCATTCCTCCCTACGACCATGAGGATGTGATCGCCGGCCAGGGCACGGCGACCAAGGAGCTGATCGAGGAGGTCGGTCCCCTTGACATGCTCCTCGTCTGCGTCGGCGGCGGCGGGCTGCTTGCCGGTTCTGCTCTCGCCTCCAAGGCCCTCTCGCCCGATTGCCGGATCTACGGCGTCGAGCCGGAAGCCGGCAACGATGCGCAGCAATCCTTCCGCACGGGCTCCATCGTCAAGATTCCCGTACCGACCACAATCGCCGACGGGGCGCAGACGACCTATGTCGGCAACAAGACATTTCCGATCATGCGCGCTTTCGCGGACGACATACTCACCGTGTCGGACACGCAGCTCGTGGACACCATGCGCTTCTTCGTCGAGCGCATGAAGATCGTGGTCGAGCCCACCGGATGCCTCGCGGCGGCAGCCGCCCTCCACGGCATCGTGCCGTGCAAGGACAAGCGCGTCGGCATCATCATCAGCGGCGGCAACGTCGACCCGCGAGCGCTGGCGGGCTTCCTGGCGGGATAGCGTTCACTCCGCTTACTCAGTGTCATTCCCGGCCGGAGCACAGTGGAGGGGAAGGGAAACCACGATCAGGCGAAACGCCATGGATCCCCTTCCCTCGCTTCGCTCGCCGGGGATGACATTCTCACACGTCACGGCCCGACGCGCACCATGACCGCAATGCCGTCGTGATCGCCGGTCGTGAGCTTCGGGTCGCCGATCAGCGCATTGCCGAGATCGACGAACCGGGTCACCTTGAAATCGGTGCTGCGGTCGAGGCGCTGCGTGAAGTCGTCCCGTGCCCGGTTGAACGAGCCGAAGCGATGGCCCGGAATGCGGATCGGATCGACCTCTTCCCGACTGAAAGCCGCGATGAAGAGGTATCCTTGATCGAACTGATGCGGACCGAAGACACGGCCGTGGTTGTTGTTGACCTCGAACACATCGTTGGAGAACGCGTCATCCCTGCCCTGCGGCAGCTGTGCGTAAAGCTGCCCGGCGATGGAACCCTGATAGCCTGTCGAATGACCGAAGCGGATCGGATAGCCGGCCCGGGCGGCGGCAGCCAGCAGTCTCTCCTTCGCATCGTCAGCCGATGACGCGCCCTGGTCGACAATAATGACGTTGATCGGCTCACGCAGGTGCTTGCCCTCGTAGATCTCGCCAAGCCAGTCCGAGGGCACTCCTTGGGCGGTCAGCATCCATTTCCCGACCGCCGGCAAGCCTTCGGGCGTTGCGACCTCGACGTCGGGCCGCTGCTGCGGCCGTGCCTCGAACGGGATCGCGCCGGTCAGAGCGGCGCAAACGACGAGAAGCTTGATCAGGTTTCGTCCCATGGCCCTCTCCCGCTCGTGCCGTATCAGCGGGATCAGGAGACCATGACCCGGCGGCTCAGGCCATGACTTTTCAGGTGGAGGTCTTCACGGCAAGCACAGCGTAACGATGCTGCGTCGCACGCTCGAGCCCCTTCAGGAGCGGCAGGTTTTTCGCCTGTTGGCGATGGATCTGCTTGAGGTCCCGATCAATGACGATGTGCGCAAAGCCCGCCTCGCCCAACAGCGCGGCGACCTCCTGGGCCCGGGCGCCCTTGGAGAAGTAGACACGGCTCAGGATTCGCTCATGGGTCTCGCGCATAGCATTGGGCGCATGGGCGGCTCCGGCAAGGCCCGGTACAAGCTTCTCGACGAAACGGATCACCCGCTTGACGAGCGTATCGGAGACGAAATCACCGTCGACGACGAGAAGCCGCCCGCCCGGTTTGAGCAGCGAATGCCATTCGCGAAACGCGGTTGCCGGATCGACGAGCGTCCAGACGAGGTGACGCGTGACGAGCACGTCGTAGCTCTCCGGCTTTTCCAGCGTCCGTTCGGCATCGCCCAGGATGAAGCGAATGTCGGCGCCGTTCCGGGCCGCCTTGGCCCGCGCCTGGCTCAGCATCGGCTCCGACCAGTCGAGGCCCGTGACGTCGAAACCCAGGC is a window of Microvirga lotononidis DNA encoding:
- the minD gene encoding septum site-determining protein MinD, whose amino-acid sequence is MAKVLVVTSGKGGVGKTTSTAALGAALAQSGKKVAVVDFDVGLRNLDLIMGAERRVVFDLINVVKGDAKLDQALIRDKRIETLFLLPASQTRDKDNLTEEGVERVINGLREKFDWIICDSPAGIERGATLAMRHADVAVVVTNPEVSSIRDSDRIIGLLDSKTEKAENGEQVEKHLLLTRYDNARAQRGEILKVEDVLEILSIPLLAIIPESTEVLRSSNLGAPVTLGSPNSAPARAYLDAVRKLQGETVVEVQKQRGLFSKLFSRRAA
- a CDS encoding ABC transporter substrate-binding protein, whose product is MRHGWRILLLSALSLVAAHAPTWAQQATTVRVGHFPNITHVQALVARAFERQGRNWFAERLGPGVKVEWYVYNAGPSAMEAIFAKSLDLTYVGPNPALNAYARSRGAEVRVIAGAVNGGSALVVQGDSTLTKPADFKGKRIATPQFGNTQDVAARAWLVAGGLRITQTGGDAQVVPTSNPDQLSLFQGRQLDAVWTVEPWVSRLESEAGGKILVEEKDAITTILVSSVDFLAKNRDLAKRFVVAHRELTDWIQKNPDEAQRMARDELKASFRLDMPPELVAKAWSRMVITPDTSREAFQSFVTSAQQVGFLRDTPDLSRLIEAP
- a CDS encoding ABC transporter ATP-binding protein, with the translated sequence MEALDRNAMTGRPAKLIIEGVSKRFISSRAMVQALDNVSLTIADGEFVCLVGPSGCGKSTLLDIIAGLTKPDAGRVLADGRTVAGPGRERLVMFQESALFPWLDAFGNVMFGLKLRPDLTNAQRKEIARHFLNLVGLSKFEHAQVHELSGGMKQRVALARALAPDPHVLLMDEPFGALDAMTRDQLYDDIQQIWMESRKTIVFVTHNVREAVCLGDRVVLMSPSPGRIQQIFDVPLPRPRDINSPELAGYASKIAAALKGTLTEAFSE
- a CDS encoding ABC transporter permease; its protein translation is MKRLASALLFFGLLIALWELAVRTGRWSVVLLPSPIFVGEYIWGAMLDGTLEESTWVTLKRLMIGYAAGVLIGLPLGLLTSTSQIFEDTLGALALGLQTLPSVCWVPLALVWFGQTEGAMLFVVIMGTVWSVIIATDHGARNIPPIYARAARTMGSEGFHKWTRVILPASLPFLVSGMKQGWAFAWRSLMAAEIYVTILTGFGLGHLLHYGRELNAMDQVIGIMIVIVVIGLLVDRLLFSPWERFLHRRWGTNVRET
- a CDS encoding glucose/quinate/shikimate family membrane-bound PQQ-dependent dehydrogenase, encoding MPGTRRSPVLIVAAILALLIGLALAVGGVWLITLGGSWFYVIAAVGFLLTGVLLLAQKPAALWVYALVTAGTLGWALWEVGLQWWPLAARGDVVFLLGLLLVTPWVTRSLGDRTAYSASDQDAPIRRGSAFRGAGLPLTGVLAVALVVAVASWFNDPTRIEGVAPGPRADVPDDVLGVPPGEWHAYGRTTYGQRYSPLNQITPANVANLQEAWTYRTGDVRGRPGDPEETTFQVTPLKFGNRLFLCTPHQSIIALDDTSGKEVWRYDPKIRSDLALQHLTCRGLSYYHGNGAAASSTPPAAAPVPTAAPVPELPVAASERQAADNCPTKLFMPTADGRLIALNPENGDVCTTFGGGTGQINLWANMPNVQPGAYYSTSPPAIARNLIIVGGTVLDNVSTSEQSGVIRAFDVSTGALVWNWDSAKPDVTTPLAPGETYVPNSPNSWSISSVDEALGLVYIPLGNQPPDQWGGNRNANVDRFSSSVVALDITTGQVRWVFQTVHHDLWDYDVPSQPSLIDLSIGGQTVPALVQPTKQGELYVLDRRTGQPVLPVTEKPAPQGAAPGDRTAPTQPVSALSYDPPPLAERDMWGATMFDQLACRIAFKKLRYDGRYTPPSLQGSLIYPGNFGVFNWGSIAVDPERQVAFTTPTYLAFVSQLVPRQNDKTLYVQGANRPEGSLPALNENFGAPFAVKLSAFTSVLGIPCQAPPWGYVAAADLTTGKIIWKHKNGTVRDASPIPLPFPMGVPNLGGPMMTASGVAFLSGTIDYFVRAYDVSNGNQLWEARLPAGGQATPMTYTGADGRQYLLVVAGGHGSLGTKAGDYVIAYALPKT
- a CDS encoding hemerythrin domain-containing protein, giving the protein MELWQMVVADHANIEELCREVLRATGSRPNSRAELFADLRDELERHFAAQQNVLYPALSSHERTAAYLADLESKQEEILRELDRLAARPDKNSADWATDFKELTGSIRHAFTLEENGVMIVARGAFSPDELKTLWRRYERERIASYEAERWHMPQSMMPSRYGLPTGTVFGVLAGLAAVGAGALLWNMTRSGRPGSRQGRPLHAAPRRPQPPFPLDRGVIDHSLEGSRRGRMGEASSGARTYRAAGPASAAGTGAEASSSSTAKAATADDALLHGAGGGAAPAAGGSPSDDTWFSSAHPPRAPSGLSTPLQPGGTLPAGSPAGSTGSLGTGGAQTGGAGSGSPKRDGQ
- a CDS encoding threo-3-hydroxy-L-aspartate ammonia-lyase, which encodes MNVPTPQNSEPAAQAAPNLPTYEDVVAAARRIDGVAHRTPVLTSRTADERTGGRLFFKAENFQRGGAFKFRGAYNAIARLSPDAKKRGVVAFSSGNHAQAIAYAGQLQEVPTVIIMPQDAPAMKVAATKGYGGEVVLYDRYKEDREAIGRKLSQERGLTLIPPYDHEDVIAGQGTATKELIEEVGPLDMLLVCVGGGGLLAGSALASKALSPDCRIYGVEPEAGNDAQQSFRTGSIVKIPVPTTIADGAQTTYVGNKTFPIMRAFADDILTVSDTQLVDTMRFFVERMKIVVEPTGCLAAAAALHGIVPCKDKRVGIIISGGNVDPRALAGFLAG
- a CDS encoding class I SAM-dependent methyltransferase — protein: MNANYTLRDEIRDYWSLRAPTFDQQVGHEIFSEAERQAWRDLFLRHLGPGEGRQALDLASGTGVISHLLHGLGFDVTGLDWSEPMLSQARAKAARNGADIRFILGDAERTLEKPESYDVLVTRHLVWTLVDPATAFREWHSLLKPGGRLLVVDGDFVSDTLVKRVIRFVEKLVPGLAGAAHAPNAMRETHERILSRVYFSKGARAQEVAALLGEAGFAHIVIDRDLKQIHRQQAKNLPLLKGLERATQHRYAVLAVKTST